The Streptomyces sp. NBC_01255 genome window below encodes:
- a CDS encoding alpha/beta hydrolase, whose amino-acid sequence MPIVTTDHEVPHTSTVPANAGDPVKLFVRERRDTSDSGPRTPVLMLHGRSVPVLAGFDLQHESYSWAEALAKAGYDVFMMDLQGSGRSPRPKMDDPHNVNPAQQPLLTPRPPGFVPGPPSYPFQLTNSNSDRDELNTVVEFIRAECKVDKVAFIGWSAAAFTMGPYAVNNPDKVANLFLLAPIYPPLGTSNPPATLPVSGFPTFIGGKGGFDTGWAAEAPCAGQRAPGIVDVAWDAIMANDPIGSTWGPPTGFNRIRNFARWGWNDTTAAQGGVLGGGVPVLIVYGEYDRQVNTSPPNPNPELNFSVPSLYDAVAGPHKLMVKLACAGHSVVWEMQHKNVHNLSKHWLKHLKVDGKTQGVFDMDTDGNLSPAP is encoded by the coding sequence ATGCCGATCGTCACCACCGACCACGAGGTCCCTCACACATCCACCGTCCCCGCCAACGCGGGCGACCCGGTCAAGCTCTTCGTACGGGAGCGGCGCGACACGTCCGACAGCGGGCCGCGTACGCCGGTCCTCATGCTCCACGGCCGGAGCGTCCCGGTGCTGGCCGGCTTCGACCTCCAGCACGAGTCGTACAGCTGGGCCGAGGCGCTGGCGAAGGCCGGCTACGACGTCTTCATGATGGACCTCCAGGGGTCGGGTCGCTCCCCGCGTCCCAAGATGGACGACCCCCACAACGTCAACCCGGCCCAGCAGCCCCTGCTGACGCCGAGGCCACCGGGATTCGTTCCGGGCCCGCCGAGCTACCCGTTCCAGCTGACCAACTCGAACAGCGACCGGGACGAACTGAACACCGTCGTCGAGTTCATCCGCGCCGAGTGCAAGGTGGACAAGGTCGCGTTCATCGGCTGGTCCGCCGCCGCGTTCACCATGGGGCCGTACGCGGTCAACAACCCCGACAAGGTGGCGAACCTGTTCCTGCTGGCGCCGATCTACCCGCCCCTGGGAACGTCGAACCCGCCGGCCACGCTGCCGGTGTCGGGCTTTCCGACCTTCATCGGCGGCAAGGGCGGATTCGATACGGGCTGGGCAGCGGAGGCGCCCTGCGCGGGGCAGCGCGCGCCCGGCATCGTCGACGTGGCATGGGACGCGATCATGGCGAACGACCCGATCGGCAGCACATGGGGACCCCCGACGGGGTTCAACCGGATCAGGAACTTCGCGCGGTGGGGATGGAACGACACCACCGCGGCGCAGGGCGGGGTGCTCGGCGGCGGCGTGCCCGTGCTGATCGTGTACGGGGAGTACGACCGCCAGGTGAACACGTCGCCGCCCAACCCGAACCCGGAACTCAACTTCTCGGTCCCCTCGCTCTACGACGCCGTCGCGGGTCCGCACAAGCTGATGGTCAAACTGGCCTGCGCGGGGCATTCGGTGGTGTGGGAGATGCAGCACAAGAACGTGCACAACCTCTCGAAGCACTGGCTCAAGCACCTCAAGGTCGACGGCAAGACCCAGGGCGTCTTCGACATGGACACCGACGGGAACCTCAGCCCGGCCCCGTAG
- a CDS encoding DUF3000 domain-containing protein: MAAAQGHFSDHSDGKRGTDETADSTETNPVPAAFRRAVEALRSARLRSEIEIDPTRPPQRLAPYAYAVEAAVVDGEDDLADGRLVLLHDPDGHEAWKGTFRLVTLVRAELEPEMAADPLLPEVCWSWLTGAMEARGLAYGEASGTVTMAGSHYFGGLADRRPATQIEIRASWTPREGLGGVPDTGAHLAAWCDLLCQIAGLPPAPAEPAPGPTGTVSGAGVVSLPQRRGPQQV; this comes from the coding sequence ATGGCTGCGGCTCAGGGACATTTTTCCGATCATTCCGACGGCAAAAGAGGGACGGACGAGACAGCGGACAGTACGGAGACGAACCCGGTACCCGCCGCCTTCCGGCGTGCGGTGGAGGCGCTGCGATCGGCGCGACTGCGTTCCGAGATCGAGATCGACCCGACCAGGCCCCCGCAGCGCCTGGCCCCGTACGCGTACGCGGTGGAGGCGGCCGTCGTCGACGGCGAGGACGATCTCGCGGACGGACGGCTCGTGCTGCTGCACGATCCGGACGGCCACGAGGCATGGAAGGGGACGTTCCGGCTGGTGACGCTCGTCCGGGCGGAGCTGGAGCCGGAGATGGCGGCGGACCCGCTGCTCCCCGAGGTGTGCTGGTCCTGGCTGACCGGGGCCATGGAGGCACGCGGGCTCGCGTACGGGGAGGCGAGCGGGACCGTCACCATGGCGGGCTCGCACTATTTCGGCGGGCTCGCGGACCGGAGGCCGGCGACCCAGATCGAGATCCGGGCCTCCTGGACGCCGCGCGAGGGGCTCGGCGGGGTGCCGGACACGGGGGCGCACCTGGCGGCCTGGTGCGATCTGCTCTGCCAGATCGCGGGGCTGCCGCCCGCACCGGCCGAACCGGCGCCGGGGCCGACGGGGACGGTGTCGGGCGCGGGGGTCGTCTCGCTGCCCCAGCGGCGTGGCCCCCAGCAGGTGTAG
- the hemE gene encoding uroporphyrinogen decarboxylase translates to MSANDRPQGQQTKQQSRTHDSAFLKACRREPVPHTPVWFMRQAGRSLPEYLKVREGIPMLESCMRPELVTEITLQPVRRHKVDAAIYFSDIVVPLKAIGLDLDIKPGVGPVVAEPIRTRADLARLRDLTPEDVHYVTEAIGMLTAELGETPLIGFAGAPFTLASYLVEGGPSRSHERTKAMMYGDPQLWADLLDRLAEITSAFLKVQIEAGASAVQLFDSWVGALAPADYRRSVMPASVKVFDAVAGYGVPRIHFGVGTGELLGLMGEAGADVVGVDWRVPLDEAARRVGPGKALQGNLDPAVLFASREVVEAKTDEILAAAKGLEGHVFNLGHGVMPSMDPDSLTRLVDYVHTRTAV, encoded by the coding sequence GTGAGTGCCAATGACCGCCCGCAGGGCCAGCAGACGAAGCAGCAGTCGCGGACGCACGACTCCGCGTTCCTCAAGGCATGCCGGCGCGAGCCCGTGCCGCACACCCCCGTCTGGTTCATGCGGCAGGCCGGGCGCTCCCTCCCCGAGTACCTGAAGGTCCGCGAGGGCATCCCCATGCTCGAGTCGTGCATGCGCCCCGAGCTGGTCACCGAGATCACGCTCCAGCCGGTCCGCCGGCACAAGGTCGACGCGGCCATCTACTTCAGCGACATCGTCGTCCCGCTCAAGGCCATCGGCCTCGACCTCGACATCAAGCCCGGCGTCGGCCCGGTCGTCGCCGAGCCGATCCGCACCCGCGCCGACCTGGCCCGGCTGCGCGACCTGACCCCCGAGGACGTCCACTACGTCACCGAGGCCATCGGGATGCTCACCGCCGAGCTGGGCGAGACCCCGCTCATCGGCTTCGCGGGCGCGCCTTTCACCCTCGCGAGCTACCTCGTCGAGGGCGGCCCGTCGCGCAGCCACGAGCGCACCAAGGCGATGATGTACGGCGACCCGCAGCTCTGGGCCGACCTGCTCGACCGCCTCGCCGAGATCACCTCGGCCTTCCTCAAGGTGCAGATCGAGGCCGGCGCCTCCGCCGTCCAGCTCTTCGACTCCTGGGTGGGCGCCCTCGCCCCGGCCGACTACCGCCGCTCGGTGATGCCGGCCTCGGTGAAGGTCTTCGACGCGGTCGCCGGCTACGGAGTCCCGCGCATCCACTTCGGCGTGGGTACGGGCGAGCTGCTCGGCCTCATGGGCGAGGCGGGCGCGGACGTCGTCGGCGTCGACTGGCGCGTCCCGCTCGACGAGGCCGCCCGTCGCGTCGGCCCCGGCAAGGCGCTCCAGGGCAACCTGGACCCGGCCGTGCTCTTCGCCTCGCGCGAGGTCGTGGAGGCGAAGACGGACGAGATCCTCGCCGCCGCGAAGGGCCTGGAGGGGCACGTCTTCAACCTGGGTCACGGCGTCATGCCGTCGATGGATCCGGACTCCCTGACCCGCCTCGTCGACTACGTGCACACGCGGACGGCCGTCTGA
- a CDS encoding ribonuclease D — protein MTDAQETAADTALRTTGGGPPDDDVPANGLPIPLLEPREGVPPVVETDEALAEVIAAFAAGTGPVAVDAERASGYRYGQRAYLVQLRREGAGTALIDPVGCPDLSGLGEALAGTEWILHAATQDLPCLRDIGMLPTSLFDTELAGRLAGFPRVGLGAMVESVLGYALEKGHSAVDWSTRPLPEPWLRYAALDVELLVDLRDALEKELDRQGKLEWAHQEFDAIAAAPPAPPRKDPWRRTSGMHKVRRRRQMAVVRELWTARDKVAQRRDVSPGKVLSDAAIVEAALAVPVNVAALTALPGYGNRMGRRQLEQWQAAVDRARALPESELPQPGQQVAGPPPPRAWADKDPVAAARLSAARASVSALAEELNLPQENLITPDTVRRVCWEPPTPATPEAVATALAGYGARPWQVELVTPLLLEALSATE, from the coding sequence GTGACCGACGCCCAAGAGACCGCAGCAGACACAGCACTGCGCACCACCGGGGGCGGCCCCCCGGACGACGATGTCCCTGCGAATGGGCTTCCGATCCCGTTGCTGGAGCCCCGCGAGGGGGTTCCGCCCGTCGTCGAGACCGACGAGGCCCTCGCCGAGGTGATCGCCGCGTTCGCCGCCGGGACGGGCCCCGTGGCCGTCGACGCCGAGCGTGCCTCCGGCTACCGCTACGGGCAGCGCGCCTACCTCGTCCAGCTCCGTCGCGAGGGCGCGGGCACCGCGCTCATCGACCCCGTGGGCTGCCCCGACCTCTCGGGGCTCGGCGAGGCGCTCGCCGGGACCGAGTGGATCCTGCACGCCGCGACCCAGGACCTTCCGTGCCTGCGCGACATAGGCATGCTCCCCACCTCGCTCTTCGACACGGAGCTGGCCGGGCGGCTCGCGGGCTTCCCGCGCGTCGGCCTCGGCGCGATGGTCGAGTCCGTCCTCGGCTACGCCCTGGAGAAGGGCCACTCGGCCGTCGACTGGTCCACCCGCCCGCTGCCCGAGCCCTGGCTGCGGTACGCGGCGCTGGACGTCGAACTCCTCGTCGACCTGCGCGACGCGCTGGAGAAGGAGCTCGACCGGCAGGGGAAGCTGGAGTGGGCGCACCAGGAGTTCGACGCGATCGCCGCCGCGCCGCCCGCCCCGCCGCGCAAGGACCCGTGGCGCCGCACCTCCGGCATGCACAAGGTGCGCCGGCGCCGCCAGATGGCGGTCGTACGGGAGCTGTGGACGGCCCGTGACAAGGTCGCCCAGCGGCGGGACGTCTCCCCCGGCAAGGTGCTGAGCGACGCGGCGATCGTCGAGGCGGCGCTCGCGGTGCCGGTGAACGTGGCCGCGCTGACGGCGCTGCCCGGCTACGGCAACCGGATGGGCCGCCGCCAGCTGGAACAGTGGCAGGCGGCGGTGGACCGCGCCAGGGCCCTGCCGGAGAGCGAGCTCCCGCAGCCGGGCCAGCAGGTCGCGGGCCCGCCCCCGCCGCGCGCCTGGGCGGACAAGGACCCGGTCGCGGCGGCCCGCCTCTCGGCGGCCCGCGCCTCGGTCTCGGCCCTCGCGGAGGAGCTGAACCTCCCCCAGGAGAACCTGATCACCCCGGACACGGTCCGTCGGGTCTGCTGGGAGCCTCCGACCCCGGCGACCCCGGAGGCGGTGGCCACGGCCCTGGCGGGCTACGGCGCCCGCCCGTGGCAGGTCGAACTGGTGACCCCGCTCCTCCTGGAGGCGTTGTCGGCGACTGAGTGA
- a CDS encoding thiolase family protein, translating to MPRSVRDVVFVDGVRTPFGKAGPKGIYHETRADDLVVKAIRELLRRNPGLDPAKIDEVAIAATTQIGDQGLTLGRTAGILAGLPQSVPGYSIDRMCAGALTAVTSVAGSIAFGAYDAVIAGGVEHMGRHPMGEGVDPNPRFVSEKLVDESALFMGMTAENLHDRYPSITKQRADEYAVRSQEKAAKAYADGKIQQDLVPISVRRTDASTGETGWGLVTADEPMRPGTTLESLANLKTPFRVHGNVTAGNAAGLNDGATASIIASEDFAREHDLPVKMRLVSYAFAGVEPEVMGYGPIPATEKALAKAGLSIEDIDLFEVNEAFAVQVLAFLEHYGIADDDARVNQYGGAIAYGHPLASSGVRLMTQLARQFEENPQVRYGLNTMCVGFGMGATVIWENPHWEGK from the coding sequence GTGCCTCGTAGCGTCAGGGACGTCGTCTTCGTCGACGGCGTCCGCACCCCGTTCGGCAAGGCGGGCCCGAAGGGCATCTACCACGAGACTCGCGCCGACGACCTCGTCGTCAAGGCCATCCGGGAGCTGCTGCGCCGCAACCCCGGCCTCGACCCCGCGAAGATCGACGAGGTCGCCATCGCCGCGACCACGCAGATCGGTGACCAGGGCCTGACCCTCGGCCGTACGGCGGGCATCCTCGCCGGGCTGCCGCAGTCGGTGCCGGGCTACTCGATCGACCGCATGTGCGCCGGTGCCCTCACGGCCGTGACGAGCGTCGCCGGTTCGATCGCCTTCGGCGCGTACGACGCCGTCATCGCCGGTGGCGTCGAGCACATGGGCCGTCACCCCATGGGCGAGGGCGTCGACCCGAACCCGCGGTTCGTCAGCGAGAAGCTGGTCGACGAGTCCGCCCTGTTCATGGGCATGACCGCCGAGAACCTGCACGACCGCTACCCGAGCATCACCAAGCAGCGCGCCGACGAGTACGCCGTGCGCTCGCAGGAGAAGGCCGCCAAGGCGTACGCCGACGGCAAGATCCAGCAGGACCTGGTGCCGATCTCGGTCCGCCGTACCGACGCCTCCACCGGTGAGACCGGCTGGGGCCTGGTCACCGCCGACGAGCCGATGCGCCCGGGCACCACCCTGGAGTCGCTCGCCAACCTGAAGACGCCGTTCCGCGTCCACGGCAACGTGACCGCGGGCAACGCGGCCGGTCTCAACGACGGCGCGACCGCCTCGATCATCGCCTCCGAGGACTTCGCCCGCGAGCACGACCTCCCGGTCAAGATGCGCCTCGTCTCGTACGCCTTCGCCGGCGTCGAGCCCGAGGTCATGGGCTACGGCCCGATCCCGGCGACCGAGAAGGCCCTCGCCAAGGCCGGTCTGTCGATCGAGGACATCGACCTCTTCGAGGTCAACGAGGCCTTCGCGGTCCAGGTCCTCGCGTTCCTGGAGCACTACGGCATCGCCGACGACGACGCCCGCGTCAACCAGTACGGCGGCGCCATCGCCTACGGCCACCCGCTCGCCTCCTCCGGCGTCCGTCTGATGACGCAGCTGGCCCGCCAGTTCGAGGAGAACCCGCAGGTCCGCTACGGCCTCAACACCATGTGCGTCGGCTTCGGCATGGGCGCGACGGTCATCTGGGAAAACCCCCACTGGGAGGGCAAGTGA
- a CDS encoding response regulator transcription factor, with the protein MSVLLEQPASLVAYRPNKPTAMVVVADPRVRSTVTRHLWALGVRDVIEASSIAEARPRVGNPRDICVADVHLPDGSGLTLLSETRAAGWPNGLALSAADDIGAVRNALAGGVKGYVVTGTRTNIGHPTRPGAAPIGSAAARLGHRRPPGAPSHPGGYRELSGREVEVLRLVAEGQSNKAIGVSMGLSALTVKSHLARIARKLGTGDRAGMVAVALRTGIIH; encoded by the coding sequence GTGTCCGTTCTCCTCGAGCAGCCCGCAAGCCTGGTCGCCTACCGCCCGAACAAGCCGACGGCCATGGTCGTCGTGGCCGACCCGCGCGTCCGCTCCACCGTGACCCGCCACCTGTGGGCCCTCGGAGTACGCGACGTGATCGAGGCTTCTTCCATCGCGGAGGCACGTCCCCGCGTCGGCAATCCACGCGACATCTGCGTGGCCGACGTCCACCTGCCCGACGGCAGCGGCCTGACCCTGCTGTCCGAGACCCGCGCCGCGGGCTGGCCCAACGGCCTCGCCCTCTCGGCCGCCGATGACATCGGCGCCGTACGCAACGCCCTGGCGGGCGGCGTGAAGGGCTATGTCGTCACCGGTACCCGTACCAACATCGGTCACCCGACCCGGCCCGGAGCCGCACCCATCGGTTCCGCCGCCGCGCGTCTCGGCCACCGCCGCCCCCCGGGTGCCCCGAGCCACCCGGGCGGCTACCGCGAGCTCTCCGGCCGTGAGGTCGAGGTGCTCCGGCTCGTCGCGGAGGGCCAGTCGAACAAGGCGATCGGCGTCTCCATGGGCCTCTCCGCCCTCACCGTCAAGAGCCACCTCGCCCGCATCGCCCGCAAGCTGGGCACCGGCGACCGCGCCGGCATGGTCGCGGTGGCCCTTCGGACGGGCATCATCCACTGA
- a CDS encoding 3-hydroxyacyl-CoA dehydrogenase NAD-binding domain-containing protein encodes MSTTAELLKGAAALFPDEVVTSAHVRHFELPAGAGRFALITLDNGFDHTKPTTFGPQSLANLNTAIDQVEAEAANGEITGVGITGKPFIFAVGADLKGVELLKKHDEALAIGKGGHDVFKRLSALAVPTFAYYNGAAMGGGVEVGLHCTYRTVSKALPAFSLPEVFLGLVPGWGGCAILPNLIGAEKAVSVVIENSLNQNRQLKGKQVFELGIADALFEGADFLEQSLIWTASVLNGSVTVERPEIDRGEGWDQAVAKGRAIADSKVHGAAPAAYRALDIIEAAKDGDLQKGFDAEDQALADLIMGGELRSGIYAFNLVQKRGKRPAGAPDKSLARPVTKVGVVGAGLMASQLALLFLRRLEVPVVLTDIDQERVDKGVGYVHAEIEKLLGKGRINQDKANRLKGLVSGVLDKAAGFADADFIIEAVFEEMSVKQKVFAEVEAVAPAHAILATNTSSLSVSEMASKLQHPERVVGFHFFNPVAILPLLEIVRGEQTDEASLATAFGVAKKLKKTAVLTKDAPAFVVNRILTRFMGEIQNVIDEGTSVETAEKAIEPLGLPMSPLVLLELVGPAIGLHVSETLNRAFPDRFTVSPNLKAVVEAGKRGFYVYKPENGFKPELDPEVAALLVQGDSVLTEEQVRDRVLDAVAQEIGLMLEEGVVAEAQDIDLCLITGAGWPFHLGGITPYLDREGVSERVNGKRFLAQGVASVPA; translated from the coding sequence GTGAGCACCACCGCCGAGCTTCTGAAGGGCGCCGCCGCGCTCTTCCCCGACGAGGTCGTCACGAGCGCCCACGTACGGCACTTCGAACTCCCCGCCGGTGCGGGTCGGTTCGCGCTGATCACGCTGGACAACGGCTTCGACCACACCAAGCCGACCACCTTCGGCCCGCAGTCGCTCGCCAACCTGAACACGGCGATCGACCAGGTCGAGGCCGAGGCCGCCAACGGTGAGATCACCGGCGTCGGCATCACCGGCAAGCCGTTCATCTTCGCCGTCGGCGCCGACCTCAAGGGCGTCGAGCTGCTGAAGAAGCACGACGAGGCCCTCGCCATCGGCAAGGGCGGCCACGACGTCTTCAAGCGTCTGTCCGCGCTGGCCGTGCCGACCTTCGCGTACTACAACGGCGCGGCCATGGGCGGCGGCGTCGAGGTCGGTCTGCACTGCACCTACCGCACCGTGTCGAAGGCCCTGCCGGCCTTCTCGCTGCCCGAGGTCTTCCTCGGCCTGGTGCCCGGCTGGGGCGGCTGCGCGATCCTGCCGAACCTCATCGGTGCCGAGAAGGCCGTCTCGGTCGTCATCGAGAACTCGCTGAACCAGAACCGTCAGCTCAAGGGCAAGCAGGTCTTCGAGCTCGGCATCGCCGACGCGCTCTTCGAGGGCGCGGACTTCCTGGAGCAGTCGCTGATCTGGACGGCTTCCGTCCTGAACGGCTCCGTCACCGTCGAGCGCCCCGAGATCGACCGCGGCGAGGGCTGGGACCAGGCCGTCGCCAAGGGCCGTGCCATCGCCGACTCCAAGGTGCACGGCGCCGCCCCGGCCGCCTACCGCGCCCTCGACATCATCGAGGCCGCCAAGGACGGGGACCTGCAGAAGGGCTTCGACGCCGAGGACCAGGCCCTCGCGGACCTGATCATGGGCGGCGAGCTGCGCTCCGGCATCTACGCCTTCAACCTGGTGCAGAAGCGCGGCAAGCGCCCCGCCGGCGCCCCGGACAAGTCGCTGGCCCGCCCGGTCACCAAGGTCGGTGTCGTCGGCGCCGGTCTGATGGCGTCCCAGCTGGCCCTGCTCTTCCTGCGCCGCCTCGAGGTGCCGGTCGTCCTGACCGACATCGACCAGGAGCGCGTCGACAAGGGCGTGGGCTACGTCCACGCCGAGATCGAGAAGCTGCTCGGCAAGGGCCGGATCAACCAGGACAAGGCCAACCGTCTCAAGGGCCTGGTCTCCGGTGTCCTGGACAAGGCCGCCGGCTTCGCGGACGCGGACTTCATCATCGAGGCCGTGTTCGAGGAGATGTCCGTCAAGCAGAAGGTGTTCGCGGAGGTCGAGGCGGTCGCCCCGGCGCACGCGATCCTCGCCACCAACACCTCCTCACTGTCGGTCTCCGAGATGGCGTCGAAGCTCCAGCACCCGGAGCGCGTGGTCGGCTTCCACTTCTTCAACCCGGTCGCGATCCTCCCGCTCCTGGAGATCGTCCGCGGCGAGCAGACGGACGAGGCCTCCCTGGCCACCGCGTTCGGTGTCGCGAAGAAGCTGAAGAAGACCGCGGTCCTGACGAAGGACGCCCCGGCGTTCGTCGTGAACCGCATCCTCACCCGCTTCATGGGCGAGATCCAGAACGTCATCGACGAGGGCACCTCGGTCGAGACCGCGGAGAAGGCCATCGAGCCCCTCGGTCTGCCGATGTCCCCGCTGGTCCTCCTGGAGCTCGTCGGCCCGGCGATCGGTCTGCACGTCTCCGAGACCCTGAACCGCGCCTTCCCGGACCGCTTCACGGTCTCCCCCAACCTGAAGGCCGTCGTCGAGGCCGGCAAGCGCGGCTTCTACGTCTACAAGCCCGAGAACGGCTTCAAGCCGGAGCTCGACCCCGAGGTCGCCGCCCTCCTCGTCCAGGGCGACTCCGTCCTGACCGAGGAGCAGGTCCGCGACCGCGTCCTGGACGCGGTGGCGCAGGAGATCGGCCTGATGCTGGAGGAGGGTGTCGTCGCCGAGGCGCAGGACATCGACCTCTGCCTGATCACGGGCGCGGGCTGGCCCTTCCACCTGGGCGGCATCACGCCGTACCTGGACCGTGAGGGCGTCTCCGAGCGCGTCAACGGCAAGCGTTTCCTGGCGCAGGGCGTGGCGAGCGTCCCGGCGTAA